The following proteins are encoded in a genomic region of Acetobacter oryzoeni:
- a CDS encoding leucyl aminopeptidase, giving the protein MLQIKFSSASLPAGGALAILVPEGEKRSAIFQQADKATNGALTRAAKADDFTGKEGTACVVLAPSDAFERVVLIGIGKLEAVDAWAAEKAGGAAASRLGRDEQATLAVGDLSGVLAAHAALGAVLGAYHFGLYHGAPEASKNHRLAELSVLTDHVDAAEEAWPSLSAVARGVVLTRDLVTEPANVLNPVEFAERATTLKSLGLEVEVLDRAAMEKLGFGALLGVAQGSANEPRTVILRWNGAANKDEAPLAFIGKGVTFDSGGISIKPAAGMEDMKWDMAGAATVTGLLTALAGRKAKVNAVGVVGLVENMVSGTAQRPGDVVRSASGQTIEVLNTDAEGRLVLADILWYARERFAPQIMVDLATLTGAIIISLGHEYAGLFSNNDQLAAGLADAGAFAGEKLWRMPMGKEYDALLKSDIADMKNISGGRAGGSITAAQFLKRFVGETPWAHLDIAGVAWASKAQNGQPKGATGFGVRLLDRFVRDGYEYEPKD; this is encoded by the coding sequence ATGCTTCAGATCAAGTTTTCTTCCGCTTCGCTGCCAGCAGGTGGCGCTCTGGCCATTTTGGTGCCGGAAGGGGAAAAACGCTCTGCCATTTTTCAGCAAGCCGATAAAGCCACCAACGGCGCGCTTACCCGCGCAGCCAAAGCGGATGATTTTACAGGCAAGGAAGGCACCGCCTGCGTTGTGCTGGCACCATCCGATGCGTTTGAACGCGTGGTGCTGATTGGCATTGGCAAGCTGGAAGCCGTAGATGCCTGGGCCGCAGAAAAGGCCGGTGGCGCTGCGGCATCTCGCTTGGGCCGTGATGAGCAGGCAACTTTGGCTGTGGGTGATCTGTCCGGCGTGCTGGCAGCACATGCTGCATTGGGTGCCGTGCTGGGGGCTTACCACTTTGGCCTGTATCATGGTGCGCCAGAAGCCAGCAAAAACCATCGCTTGGCTGAACTTTCTGTTCTGACAGACCATGTGGATGCCGCAGAAGAAGCATGGCCATCCCTTTCCGCCGTGGCACGTGGTGTGGTGCTGACGCGTGATTTGGTGACCGAACCCGCAAATGTGCTGAATCCGGTAGAATTTGCAGAACGCGCCACCACCTTGAAGAGTTTGGGGCTGGAAGTGGAAGTGCTGGACCGCGCTGCCATGGAAAAGCTGGGCTTTGGCGCGCTGCTTGGCGTGGCACAGGGCAGTGCGAACGAACCGCGCACCGTGATCCTGCGCTGGAATGGTGCTGCCAATAAGGATGAAGCCCCGCTGGCCTTTATTGGCAAAGGCGTGACGTTCGATTCCGGTGGTATCTCCATCAAGCCTGCCGCTGGCATGGAAGACATGAAGTGGGATATGGCTGGTGCCGCTACGGTAACTGGCCTGCTTACAGCACTGGCTGGGCGTAAGGCCAAGGTTAACGCCGTTGGTGTTGTGGGGCTGGTGGAAAACATGGTGTCTGGCACCGCCCAGCGCCCCGGCGATGTGGTGCGCAGTGCCTCTGGCCAGACCATTGAAGTGCTGAACACCGATGCCGAAGGGCGCTTGGTGCTGGCAGATATTCTCTGGTATGCGCGTGAACGCTTTGCACCGCAGATTATGGTGGATCTGGCAACGCTTACGGGTGCCATTATCATCAGCCTTGGGCACGAATATGCGGGCCTGTTCTCCAATAACGATCAGCTTGCCGCGGGCCTTGCAGATGCCGGTGCGTTTGCGGGTGAAAAGCTGTGGCGTATGCCCATGGGCAAGGAATATGATGCCCTGCTGAAATCCGACATTGCGGATATGAAAAACATCAGCGGTGGCCGTGCGGGTGGTTCCATTACCGCAGCGCAGTTTCTCAAGCGCTTTGTGGGTGAAACACCTTGGGCACATCTGGATATTGCCGGTGTGGCTTGGGCATCCAAGGCACAGAATGGCCAGCCCAAAGGTGCAACTGGCTTTGGTGTGCGTCTGCTCGACCGTTTTGTGCGTGATGGCTACGAATACGAACCCAAAGACTGA
- the cysQ gene encoding 3'(2'),5'-bisphosphate nucleotidase CysQ, whose translation MTSHTDADLLALAARLADEAAEIIRTIRARGFETITKTDSSPVTEADHAAEAHILRGLRAATPDIPVIAEEEVAAGKQTAVAPAYWLVDPLDGTREFAAGRDDFTVNIGLVRDGRPVLGAMALPAYHQLYTGGVGLGAHRTDKNGTQPIHVRKAPAEGLTVLASRHHADDKRLADYLNGRPVAKLGNIGSAVKFARVAEGLVDLYPRLGPTMEWDTAAPQAIVEAAGGNITLLDGSPLVYGKTGWKNPPFVCTGTL comes from the coding sequence ATGACAAGCCATACCGATGCCGACCTTCTGGCCCTTGCCGCCAGACTGGCCGATGAAGCTGCTGAAATTATTCGTACAATCCGTGCGCGCGGCTTTGAAACCATAACCAAAACCGATTCTTCCCCCGTAACGGAGGCAGACCACGCCGCAGAAGCGCATATTCTGCGCGGCCTGCGCGCAGCAACACCGGATATTCCCGTTATTGCGGAAGAAGAAGTGGCCGCTGGCAAACAAACCGCCGTAGCCCCCGCCTATTGGCTGGTGGACCCGCTGGACGGCACGCGTGAATTTGCCGCCGGACGTGATGACTTTACCGTAAATATCGGGCTGGTGCGCGATGGCCGCCCAGTGCTGGGGGCTATGGCGCTGCCCGCTTACCATCAGCTTTATACAGGTGGCGTAGGCTTGGGCGCGCACCGCACGGATAAAAACGGCACGCAGCCCATTCATGTACGCAAGGCACCCGCAGAAGGGCTGACTGTTCTGGCATCCCGCCACCATGCAGATGACAAACGTCTGGCAGACTATCTGAACGGTCGCCCTGTAGCCAAGCTGGGCAATATTGGCTCTGCCGTAAAATTTGCCCGCGTGGCCGAAGGGCTGGTGGACCTTTACCCACGCCTTGGCCCCACCATGGAATGGGATACCGCAGCCCCGCAGGCGATTGTGGAAGCCGCTGGCGGAAATATTACGCTGCTGGACGGTTCTCCGCTGGTTTATGGTAAAACGGGCTGGAAAAATCCGCCGTTTGTCTGTACCGGAACGCTGTAA
- a CDS encoding aldo/keto reductase, which yields MAKTVTLADGTVLPALGVGTWNMGEEPARWPEEVESLRYAVLNGVQVVDTAEMYGNGRSESVVGEAIYPYRKKVFLVTKVLPSNASSQGVAESCRKSLRRLGTDWIDLYLLHWRGGVPLGETVDAFRKLQQEGLIRHWGVSNFDTDDVYELDGCSRIGECVANQVLYNLEHRGVEYDLLKTDYRRKIVTMAYSPIGQGQELLKSPVLADIASRHSTALGPATPAQIALAWVLRQNNVLAIPKAASHEHMKQNLAARDLELTEQDLAQLDAAFPPPTKKTPLDMI from the coding sequence ATGGCAAAAACAGTAACGCTGGCCGATGGCACTGTTCTGCCCGCTTTGGGGGTAGGTACGTGGAATATGGGTGAAGAACCCGCCCGTTGGCCAGAGGAAGTGGAAAGCCTGCGCTATGCCGTATTAAACGGCGTGCAGGTGGTGGATACAGCCGAAATGTACGGCAATGGCCGCTCCGAAAGTGTGGTGGGAGAGGCCATTTATCCTTACCGCAAAAAGGTTTTTCTGGTTACCAAAGTTTTACCTTCAAACGCATCTTCCCAAGGTGTGGCGGAAAGTTGCCGGAAGTCTTTGCGCCGTTTGGGAACGGATTGGATAGACCTGTACCTTCTGCACTGGCGTGGCGGTGTGCCGTTGGGCGAAACGGTAGATGCCTTTCGCAAGCTGCAACAGGAAGGTTTGATCCGCCATTGGGGTGTTTCAAACTTTGATACAGACGATGTGTATGAACTGGATGGATGTTCCCGCATTGGGGAATGTGTTGCCAACCAGGTATTGTACAATCTGGAACATCGCGGCGTGGAATATGATCTGTTGAAAACGGATTATCGCCGCAAAATTGTGACCATGGCTTATTCCCCCATCGGGCAGGGGCAGGAACTGCTCAAAAGCCCGGTTCTGGCAGATATTGCCAGCAGGCACAGCACAGCGCTTGGCCCGGCCACACCGGCACAAATTGCGCTGGCATGGGTGCTGCGCCAGAACAATGTGCTGGCTATTCCCAAAGCGGCCTCGCACGAGCACATGAAGCAGAATCTGGCTGCGCGAGACCTTGAACTGACAGAGCAGGATCTGGCCCAGTTGGATGCAGCGTTTCCGCCGCCTACCAAAAAAACACCGCTGGATATGATCTAA
- a CDS encoding DNA polymerase III subunit chi, translating to MTQIGFYHLTRTSVTEALPKLLARTLASGQKAAVWCASKPMLDDLDKALWKVTTPTWLPHGREGIACPDLQPIWLSMGEDTPNNARFLFLLENRSFPDLADFERVFDLFDGHDEEAVAAARTRWSAAKAAGHELAYWRQEEKGWNRAR from the coding sequence ATGACTCAGATTGGTTTTTACCACCTTACGCGCACAAGCGTGACCGAGGCCCTGCCCAAACTGCTGGCCCGCACACTGGCCAGCGGGCAAAAAGCCGCTGTGTGGTGCGCCAGCAAACCCATGCTGGATGATCTGGACAAAGCCTTGTGGAAAGTGACCACCCCAACATGGCTGCCACATGGGCGCGAAGGCATTGCCTGCCCGGATCTGCAACCTATCTGGCTGAGCATGGGGGAAGATACCCCCAATAATGCGCGCTTTCTGTTTTTGCTGGAAAACCGCAGCTTTCCCGATCTGGCGGATTTTGAACGGGTGTTTGACCTGTTTGACGGGCATGATGAGGAAGCCGTTGCTGCCGCCCGCACGCGCTGGAGTGCCGCCAAAGCCGCAGGGCATGAACTGGCTTACTGGCGGCAGGAAGAAAAAGGCTGGAACCGCGCCCGGTAA